TTTGCGACTGTTCTATCACTTGCTGTGATTGTACTGGTGGTGGTTGCTGCTGTATGTATGATTGCAACTCAGATTGCATTGTTTGAATTAAATTAATTGCTAACTGTTTTGCATTCTGCAATGCTTCTGGTTTTGGATGCCTATGCAAAACATACAGTATTGTGTAATTatagaataaaaattattattaagaaaagAATATATAGATGATCGTACTCTATATACAAATGTAGTGGCTCTGGTGATTCAGCTCCTAAAACTGGATCAATGAATTGTGATCCTCTACCTCTTAAAGTTACATTTGCTCCAGTTTCACCTCTGATATACAGTAAGTTTGCTCCAGCAGCTCCTATAATTCTACCTCTCAAGTCAAACCCTTCTGGAGCATTTTCTATCCCAACACAAATTTTTTCCTATAAAAATCATatacattttaataaattaatctGTATATCTAAGATACAGACATTATATATATCTTGGGTAAAAATATTACATACCACCGATGTAACTCCGGAATGTAAACTCATAAGAGGAGGTGGTGCATTAGTAAATCTACTTGGCCTATTCAAAGAACTTTGGTGTTCTGttttaataatttcattaatCTTTTGTATAGCCACtaaaaaggaaaaataaatcaatttaatatactttcaataaatattacttggaacaaaataaaaaaaacatacAATCTACATTATGTTTCGTATGCCCTTGTATGTAAAGATACAAAGAACGTTCATTAGGACAACGTATCTTTTCTTGTTCTGTCATGAAACGTCCACGTGTTGAAACAGTAGCACCTATATAATATGCATTAAATAAACAactgtacaataaagatggactaCATTTAAAGCATGATTAAATATTACAAACTACAATAATCTACCTGAATAAGAATTGATTTCATCTTGTATGTAACCTTTTGTAAGTAATGTGCGGGCACTAGGAGGTATTTCATTAATTTCAAACTCTGATGTATATGTTTCCCCATTTTTAAATGTGGTATTGGAAGCAGTTAACtgtttttttaatgaaaaaatgCATTAGTTGAAAAATCGTTTGTAACAATATTACGCTATTATGCGGATGTACCTTATTATTAGAGTCTGAACCCCTTAATTTTCCTTTAGCCATGGAGTTGAAATATGTACAACTTTATGAAGTATGTTTTTTCTCATAACGATAACATATGCACAATCCGCACCATGTCAATATTTTTCCTCTGTAATGGAAAAGTTAAACGAATGATTGTAACATCTCTGTTACAACAATAGAATTTTTGGTCATTCGTAGAGCTAGTATACGATATCAATGTGAGGTTATGACTTCTAGCAATAAATTTCCAACTAAGCATCATTAAATAGTACTGTCATACATACTCGATCGTTTAATAAAAACTAAACGTAAGCCACAATTTCATGTTGAAGGAAAGTTTGAAAGCTTTACTACCGAAGTTCAAAGTAATCTCGTAAAAATATTAACCGATACTACAAATCACTCCGTTCTTTTAGTATCATGACTATATGAGACGCTATGACAGTGACAGACTTGCGCGTACCGCAGTGAAGGCTAACATTAGCCATACTCactaattttatataaaatgatAGCAATATGTTATTCCACTATTAAAGaactaattttaattattttgtttatttcctTTTACTATGTTGTATTCGTGTTATTATTCTACTTTTATATCATGTGTATAAAATTATTGCtgatataaaatttaataaatatgatAAATTATTAATCTTACAGATTTATTACTATTGGTAGAAATGCTTTATCAtattcaaaaaaaatatataaaatataaacagaTATACGTTGAAAGGATAAAAGAAAAcgaatatttcatattttaattaataaatggttaattttttattttattattccatATTTAGGTATGCATTTTGGTGTTATATAATTCATTTACACTATAAAGAATTGCGTGCTATTGATAAAAATATCGCTTTGATGCACATTCTTTTTCAttgtgcaaatataaattaatcaCATTTGACTAGTTTGCGCAACTGATCAGTACAGGGGACAATaaacttaaaaaattttttatactTAATACTATAACGCAAAAATTCGTTAATTTTTCGTAGTACATATATACTGTGCTCATATCTGACATATTTACATAGATATTGTGAAAATAAACAAACAAATGAAATTTTGGAAAATTTAAACGTTATATTTATTGCtaattttctaaaatatatttAGTAAGTCTCAGGCTCtactatactattttatgcagtGTTAATTAAGTATGAGTACAAAGTttagttttataattattatgtatgtatatttgtcagacaaaaaatgaacaaaaacattttgcaaataataataaaaatccaCGATTTTTGTCGTTAAAATTGGTACTGCTACATGTGTACATTTACCACTCATAAACATGTTTGAAGAGTTAGAAAAATAGATTGTCTTCAGTTGTAAAGATATTGATATTTGTAATTTTCATAATGTATGGGTACCTTCTTCAAATTTGTTAAAATTTATTTACCATCAAAACCCTTAACCAATTGTTGGTTGATTCAGAGTTTAACAGGAAATTAAGTTTTACCTAATTTTGAAGGAACCaataaatgaagaaataaatataCTTCAGCCTTGACTATACGTTAACAGCACAAATCAGTCTCTTTTCCCACTAAGGCCTTCTTAATATTTATTAGTTTCGTGTTTTCAATATTCCTGATTAATTATAAAACATTCAATATTTTCTCTTTGATTCACAGCATGAACGGAGCTCGAGAAGCTTGTTAAGATGCTCGTAGTTCATTCAATTGAAATTCACTtgataaaatatacatataattgaCAAAGAAACTGACTTATaaaacattttatacaattcgaTTTAATATAATAGATTTTAAAAAACAGTGAAGCTGATAAAAGGaatgtaattattatgtacATGAGTTATTAAGTGTAAAATATAAGCTCAGGTATTTGGCCTTcatcaacagatgttccatTATTATCTCCAGCCTCGATactaaattcaaatttaactTTTCCATTTCCTGTTTCATTATCCACCGTTACAGTTTTCAGACCCTTAGTTCCAAAATGAGAATAAGGaccctaaaataatcataatatcgtgatCACATTCAGTACACAAAAACTTTAAAATATCAAGCTGTTATTATATGAACCTTAAACGTTGCTGAAGCAGTGTAAATTGTATTTGGTAGTATTTCTGCTAACTCCTTGAACATCAAACGATAAGTATATTTTGAACCATCGCAACTAAAACTTGTTGAATTTGAAGCAATCACTTCTCCAGAAGCAGTATGTATTAATTCTATTAGTACTTCATAAATTGCTGGACCTTGCATGCTGCCATAAACTCCATAACCAATGAGAAATATACGTCTATCGACAACAAATCTGGAAAAGAAAGAGAAACCATTATTGATATTAAAAAAgatgttataaatataacatcaatgtattttaaaaattaccTTATACGATCGCTTGTTCCAGTATACCCCCATCGACTTTTAGTATGTTGAAACCTGCATACAGTTTGTTCTTTGCCAGTCATACAACAACGAGGCATTGTTTGAAATCCAATAACTGGTTTTGGATTCAATATAAAATACGAGAATAAGGATATGACCTAAAATATatgcaaaatattttttatataaaacatGTAATGTATGAAACatgtaatatatgtataattataatactaactTCTGAATAGCTCAGGAGTCCAGATTGTGCTGGGCCGGCAGTAAATTCTTCTTTTGACATTAAAGGAAAACGAATTAATGAAAAAGCACTTCCTAAAACCATGCGTTGATTTTCTGCAGTCACTGGTAGTTGATGCCTTGTACATTCTGCTTCTGACCACCTATTTTGagtaaatatacaaatataaacCTGTACAAggaagatgattgagtatggtatATTGAAGTACCTTAGAACAGCTTGAAAGATCTTAGATTCTCTAACACGAAGAGTATCTCTTTCTAGAACAATCTTCAATGTATCAATATCAATATCTGTGAATCCATCTGCATTCAATGCTTCAGTGGTAAATCTATCTATAGTATCCAAACACACAGAAGCCAATTGAGGCTCATCGAAAAGACGTGCTTGTGTTAAAAGTAAGAAAGCATTGTCACTGGTTAAGTTACTCTTCAAATAATCCACACAGTGCTTCTCTAAAGCAGACACTGCATATTTCTTAGCTGTATACAATGTCGTCATCACAGTCTCAGGGTCTATTTGTATTTCATCAGTATATAAAAAAAGAAGTACTGCTAAGAAAGCAGCAGGTTCTACATCAGGTACTTCTATTTCTGAAGAAGCAGTAGCAAGCGTTCCGTTAAACATTGCATCAAAAACAGCACTTCCAGAAGATAGGACTAGCTTATGAGCTGGTATACGTTGTTTTTGTGCTCCTCTCCCTACTATAAAACTCACATCTGATAATATCTCGTTATTAAAAAGAAAGACAATTCGTTCTCGCATTGTGGCTTTTGTACCCTGCCAATTATATGCAACTGTTGCCTGATTATTTATAGAGGTATTTTCTAAGGCAGCGCTATTCTGAGGTCTTCCTTCTAAATGGAGCGTGTTTGCTGCATTTGTTGGAGGCCTACTGAAATGTTGATGTTaacataattattataaaattcttTGGAAGTATAATGAAAACTCATGCCTATAACTTgatttaatgaaaaatttgtACGATATACATTGTATAGTCTCTGCATATACTTACTTATCCCCATTTGAAACCGAAGGCTCTCCATTTCTAGATGATGGTGACTGATCCTCATCCCCAACAAAATGAAGAGCACGTCTTACACGCGAAAAGGTTACACTGCCAATAGTCTGGGAATTGCGTACAAGTTCCGGGGATAACTCTCCAAGTACAGCATTATTTACACTCTGCTGAGGATCATCGCCATCATCCTGATTCAATCGTAAATGTTGTAACCTTCCTACAACATTCGGCACACCGCTCGACGAAGCCTCCGAAGACATTTTTACGCACGAAACGTAATATTTCTCGACGTATTGCCCCGTTTCATTTAATTACTGCGTGTCGCGTCAAGAAAAAAGGTACGAACGTTCTCATCAATTCATTCGCCTCGTTGTGCTCACTTAGCTGTTTACCCGCACAAATATTATATTACTATTTTCAATGTAGTGCTAAATTGTATTGAACAGATATGACACGAATGTCATCATACGAAAGTAATCCCTTTGCCTGTTCTTTCGCAGGCGCGAACCATCACAAAACCATAAACACGTGCCCCTGCGAAAGGCACCTGGTTACAATTTAGTATTCCAAACTAAATTACGCCCTTCCCAGGGACTCCATGCATAGTAACTGTATGCACACACATATATGTATTTTACAGTGATGTGATAGAATATTTATGTAGTTGTACCACCGACtagataataatagacataacatcctatgtatttttctgtccctcatttttggggtgctagcaccccattatCATGTTAGTGTCACCGCCAATATTACCGGCGAAGTCTCAAAGCAGATTACAACGCTACGAGTTTtcggaattacaattaaaatggagAGAGTAGTTCGGACAATTGAAAAAATACTTCATTGGCTAAAGAGTTACATAGTTATAGTCCTACtgccatttttatttcatttatacgttcttaGTAAATTGCAAAAATAGtagattataatatttttatacaatgcaaatttACGGCAAGGAGTTTTTGTAGTGATTTCATAATTCATATAACAGTAGTCAGTAACAATACATTCATGATTTCATTTACCCTATTAAAACCGTATTACCATTCTTGTGTCACGCTCAACGTTAGCGACTGTACGTAAAATAAGAATACAGCGCCAAGAGCGGTAAGAATTAAAATCATAATATCGAAATTAAATACAGGATATGTTGATACGTTAATAACAAATGACAAAGTTGACATAAAAactaaaatttctatttttctctTTATTATAACACCCTACCTAATTACCCTTACATCTAATACAAAATGCATAGCCATTGGCATGGGCAGAGCTACCCCAGATCTCACcatgaggaggttgctgtgcggaaatccacagggagatagagggaaacaaagttccatcgatcgccCTTTATAAAAATTTGATAGTCTAAATTTATAGGGCGGGGTATATAAAAAATGGGAGGAAACAGGAAATAGGGACaacaaaagaaataaatttaaaatttgagcaGAAACTCAATTTTTGACTATTAAACAAGATGATTACTGATCAGCGGCCAACTGCCCATTGATCAGGGGAGTCCAGTGGTCTAGGGTGGTCTGAGGCCTAGGGTGGTTCGAGGTCCAAGGGGGTCCAAGGCCCAGGAGTTCCTCCACGATCCCGAGGAGGATCCGCATCCACTGGAGGACCCGCAGCGAATGAGAGATTGGAGCTCCTGAAGgcgtatttatactgtctccAGGAATGAGAATCCAGTGATTGGTTCTCATTCTTCTGATCACTCTCTGTGGAGTCTTCGGAAGATGCGAATGGTCCTGGCGATTCTCCGGAGGAACTTTATGTACTATCCTGGACTACTATGGACTACCTTGGACCACTCTGATTAGTGAATTGTTTGACCATTATTGGTCAGATGTCCTTAACGTAAGTATTAGTTTAAATTATAGATTTTAAGATTTTCGTGAAGCTAGATCGATAGTCCTTTTACTTCATTTATTTCCTTGTGGATCCCCGTGGAATGTGTACTATCTACCTTTAAAGTTcttaatcaattttttttaccACCTTCACTAAGCGATTCGTATTCGTTACTGGAACTTACTTTTTACGTACTTCTTGGTATTTATCACGTATATTTCAGGGTGGGACAAGATACATGCAGAGTAGGAGCAATATTGATCAGGATAGTACAAGTGTCCCAGGGGCCAGGTTGGTCCAGGACACAGGTCTTAAACCGTAGGAAATATAATGTAGTCTTTCAACATATGTTCGGCGAAATAAAACTTAGAAATAACGTTTTATAAcaattgtattaatatcgtttaTGTACAATGTTTACATGGCAGCGCAGAGAAAAAAATCTGCGAGCCCGATCGTAGTTATTATACATGAGTGTTATCGAGTCGAAACCATTTATGTGCtaaaataataatacagcaACTGCAatgatagaaaataaaatatatatttattatggaAGTTCTTATCAATCAAACGTGCGACGTAATCTACTATAGTACattcataaatattttaaagtgAACTAATTCTATCAGTGTGTACATGTGACTACTATGATTTCTGTTAAGTACAATATTGTTAAACGCGTATAATCCTGAACGACGATATTATCACTTACAGCTAGTACACTTACATTAATATAACgtacatttaaaaaatatgtttataCTAACATTTAGGC
The sequence above is a segment of the Calliopsis andreniformis isolate RMS-2024a chromosome 3, iyCalAndr_principal, whole genome shotgun sequence genome. Coding sequences within it:
- the LOC143177410 gene encoding LOW QUALITY PROTEIN: BTB/POZ domain-containing protein 1 (The sequence of the model RefSeq protein was modified relative to this genomic sequence to represent the inferred CDS: inserted 1 base in 1 codon), encoding MKRGNTSRNITFXCVKMSSEASSSGVPNVVGRLQHLRLNQDDGDDPQQSVNNAVLGELSPELVRNSQTIGSVTFSRVRRALHFVGDEDQSPSSRNGEPSVSNGDNRPPTNAANTLHLEGRPQNSAALENTSINNQATVAYNWQGTKATMRERIVFLFNNEILSDVSFIVGRGAQKQRIPAHKLVLSSGSAVFDAMFNGTLATASSEIEVPDVEPAAFLAVLLFLYTDEIQIDPETVMTTLYTAKKYAVSALEKHCVDYLKSNLTSDNAFLLLTQARLFDEPQLASVCLDTIDRFTTEALNADGFTDIDIDTLKIVLERDTLRVRESKIFQAVLRWSEAECTRHQLPVTAENQRMVLGSAFSLIRFPLMSKEEFTAGPAQSGLLSYSEVISLFSYFILNPKPVIGFQTMPRCCMTGKEQTVCRFQHTKSRWGYTGTSDRIRFVVDRRIFLIGYGVYGSMQGPAIYEVLIELIHTASGEVIASNSTSFSCDGSKYTYRLMFKELAEILPNTIYTASATFKGPYSHFGTKGLKTVTVDNETGNGKVKFEFSIEAGDNNGTSVDEGQIPELIFYT